A genomic window from Massilia sp. METH4 includes:
- a CDS encoding EAL domain-containing protein, translating into MMRFQHRAPTRSTLPMQGRGWRSRRPLTRFDDLFQDHPQPMWIYDLVSLRFLRVNAAACRHYGYSEAEFLRMTIRDIRPPSEHARLAADLAATAHLHALPQSSGVWTHMKRDGRPISVRISSHALIYEGRRARLVFAFDVTQQVAAERALYKSEQLYRRLIDTMPLQVFWKDLELRYVGCNLLFARASGLGDPAGVIGKRDRDFPWQLSPAERQAEEIEDRGVIETGRPVRGREQTLTGPDGRPRRHLVNKLPLHGQNGEIAGLLCTIEDITASREAGEKLRLQSRALDASVNAILITRRAGNDDVIEYANPAFARISGYELAEVIGRDCRFLQGSDREQEGIYALRDALGAFREVTVVLRNYRKDGTLFWNQLHVAPVLDQHGATTHWVGVINDITAAMRYQQELEHQSTHDALTGLPNRNLFQDRLEQAIAYAARYGHQLWVVVLDLDNFKLINDTLGHAVGDSLLQTVAGRLRSALRDSDTVARLGGDEFILLLPDQPGQTDGTLSPRTVQAVLDAVSAPMRLGAHDLALTCSMGVSVYPRDGDTAPSLFKHADIALYRAKDGGRNQLQFYTSEMNARVTERTLIEGHLRNALTRHEFLLYFQPRVDCATGRVAGLEALLRWRQPELGLVPPDRFIGVAEETGRILEIGGWVLYEACRQARVWQVAGLPKVPVAVNVSVRQFRQAGFVQEVLGALEAAGLAPEYLELELTESLMMQNIESVIVAMRQLKELGVRLSIDDFGTGYSSLSYLRRFPLDYLKIDRSFVRDMLNDAPGSAIVRSMITLGHSLGCRIIAEGVETRDQLGYLTQEGCDEIQGYLCSRPVPVELAAELLHAEA; encoded by the coding sequence ATGATGAGATTCCAGCACCGAGCCCCGACGCGCAGCACGCTCCCCATGCAGGGGCGGGGGTGGCGCAGCCGGCGCCCGCTGACGCGCTTCGACGACCTGTTCCAGGACCATCCGCAGCCGATGTGGATCTACGACCTCGTGTCGCTGCGCTTCCTGCGCGTGAATGCCGCCGCGTGCCGCCACTACGGCTATTCCGAGGCGGAATTTTTGCGCATGACGATCCGCGACATCCGGCCGCCGTCGGAACATGCCCGGCTGGCCGCGGACCTTGCCGCCACCGCGCACCTGCACGCGCTGCCGCAGTCCTCGGGAGTGTGGACGCACATGAAGCGCGACGGCCGCCCGATCTCCGTGCGCATTTCGTCGCATGCGCTGATCTACGAAGGGCGCCGCGCCCGCCTCGTGTTCGCGTTCGACGTCACGCAGCAGGTGGCCGCGGAGCGAGCCCTGTACAAGTCCGAGCAGCTGTACCGCCGGCTGATCGACACGATGCCGCTGCAGGTGTTCTGGAAGGACCTCGAGCTGCGCTACGTGGGTTGCAATCTGCTGTTCGCGCGCGCTTCCGGCCTGGGCGATCCGGCCGGTGTGATCGGCAAGCGCGACCGCGATTTTCCCTGGCAGCTCAGCCCCGCCGAGCGCCAGGCCGAGGAGATCGAGGATCGCGGCGTGATCGAGACCGGCCGGCCCGTGCGCGGCCGCGAACAGACGCTGACGGGGCCCGACGGACGGCCGCGCCGCCACCTCGTCAACAAGCTGCCGCTGCACGGCCAGAACGGCGAGATCGCCGGCCTCCTGTGCACCATCGAGGACATCACGGCCAGCCGCGAAGCCGGCGAGAAGCTGCGCCTGCAAAGCCGCGCCCTCGATGCCAGCGTGAACGCGATCTTGATCACGCGGCGCGCCGGCAACGACGACGTGATCGAATACGCCAACCCCGCCTTCGCGCGCATCTCCGGCTACGAGCTGGCCGAGGTGATCGGGCGGGATTGCCGTTTCCTGCAGGGCAGCGACCGCGAACAGGAAGGCATCTATGCGCTGCGCGACGCGCTGGGCGCCTTCCGCGAGGTGACGGTGGTGCTGCGCAATTACCGCAAGGATGGCACGCTGTTCTGGAACCAGCTGCACGTGGCGCCCGTGCTGGACCAGCACGGCGCCACCACGCACTGGGTCGGCGTCATCAACGACATCACGGCGGCCATGCGCTACCAGCAGGAACTGGAACACCAGTCCACGCACGATGCGCTCACCGGCCTGCCGAACCGCAACCTGTTCCAGGACCGGCTGGAGCAGGCCATCGCCTACGCGGCGCGCTACGGGCACCAGCTGTGGGTGGTGGTGCTGGACCTCGACAACTTCAAGCTGATCAACGATACGCTGGGCCACGCGGTGGGCGACAGCCTGCTGCAGACGGTGGCCGGGCGGCTGCGCAGCGCGCTGCGCGATTCGGACACCGTGGCGCGGCTTGGCGGCGACGAGTTCATCCTGCTGCTGCCCGATCAGCCGGGACAGACCGACGGCACGCTGTCGCCGCGCACCGTGCAGGCGGTGCTCGATGCCGTCAGCGCGCCGATGCGCCTGGGCGCGCACGACCTGGCGCTCACCTGCAGCATGGGCGTTTCGGTGTATCCGCGGGACGGCGATACCGCTCCTTCCCTTTTCAAGCACGCCGATATCGCGCTGTACCGCGCCAAGGATGGCGGGCGCAACCAGCTGCAGTTCTACACGAGCGAGATGAATGCCCGCGTGACGGAGCGCACGCTGATCGAAGGGCACCTGCGCAATGCGCTGACGCGCCACGAATTCCTGCTGTACTTCCAGCCGCGCGTGGATTGCGCCACCGGCCGCGTGGCCGGCCTGGAAGCGCTGCTGCGCTGGCGGCAACCGGAACTGGGCCTGGTCCCGCCGGACCGCTTCATCGGCGTTGCCGAGGAGACCGGGCGCATCCTGGAGATCGGCGGGTGGGTGCTGTACGAAGCGTGCCGGCAGGCCAGGGTCTGGCAGGTGGCCGGGCTGCCGAAGGTGCCCGTGGCCGTCAACGTGTCGGTCCGCCAGTTCCGGCAGGCCGGCTTCGTGCAGGAGGTGCTGGGCGCGCTCGAGGCGGCGGGTCTGGCGCCGGAATACCTGGAGCTCGAACTGACGGAGTCGCTGATGATGCAGAACATCGAGAGCGTGATCGTGGCGATGCGCCAGCTGAAGGAGCTGGGGGTGCGGTTGTCGATCGACGATTTCGGCACCGGCTACTCGAGCCTCTCGTACCTGCGCCGCTTCCCGCTCGATTACCTGAAGATCGACCGCAGCTTCGTGCGCGACATGCTGAACGACGCGCCTGGTTCGGCGATCGTGCGCTCGATGATCACGCTGGGCCACAGCCTGGGTTGCCGCATCATCGCCGAAGGCGTCGAAACGCGGGATCAGCTGGGCTACCTGACGCAGGAAGGCTGCGACGAGATCCAGGGCTACCTGTGCAGCCGGCCGGTGCCGGTGGAGCTGGCGGCGGAGTTGCTGCACGCCGAAGCGTGA
- the cyoB gene encoding cytochrome o ubiquinol oxidase subunit I translates to MQAYPTENDPFFGRLSWEAIPFHEPILIATFAGVALGGIALLAALTYFRVWGYLWKNWITSIDHKKIGIMYMILGLIMLLRGFADALMMRAQQAIALGDNAGFLPPHHYDQVFTAHGVIMIFFVAMPLVTGLMNYVVPLQIGARDVAFPFLNNFSFWMTAMGAALVMASLFVGEFARTGWLAYPPLSGILASPDVGVDYYIWSLQIAGVGTLLSGVNLIVTIVKMRAPGMDLMKMPVFTWTALCTNILIVAAFPVLTAVLAMLGMDRLLGTHFFTNELGGNAMMYVNLIWIWGHPEVYILILPCFGIFSEVVSTFCSKRLFGYTSMVYATCVIMILSYLVWLHHFFTMGSGASVNAFFGITTMIISIPTGAKLFNWLFTMYRGRIRYELPMMWTVAFMVTFTIGGMTGVMLAIPPADFVLHNSLFLIAHFHNVIIGGVLFGLFAGINYWFPKAFGFKLDVFWGKVSFWLWVIGFYVAWMPVYALGFMGVTRRLNMIEDPALQPYFVAAFIGVLMIAGGIGAMLMQFFVSFMRRKQLKDVTGDPWDGRTLEWSTSSPPPDYNFAFTPVVHDNDSWADMKKNGYQRPLKDFVKIHMPANTGAGFIIAALSAVVGFGIIWHMWPLVIAAFIAMMVAIIVHTFNYKRDFYISAEEVARTEERHTALLGSHG, encoded by the coding sequence ATGCAAGCGTATCCAACTGAAAACGATCCGTTCTTCGGCAGGCTGAGCTGGGAAGCGATTCCCTTCCATGAGCCGATCCTGATCGCCACCTTCGCCGGTGTCGCGCTGGGCGGTATCGCCCTGCTGGCTGCCCTGACGTATTTCCGCGTCTGGGGTTACCTGTGGAAGAACTGGATCACCAGTATCGACCACAAGAAGATCGGCATCATGTACATGATCCTCGGTCTGATCATGCTGCTGCGCGGCTTCGCCGACGCGCTGATGATGCGCGCCCAGCAAGCCATCGCGCTGGGCGACAACGCCGGCTTCCTGCCGCCGCACCACTACGACCAGGTCTTCACCGCCCACGGCGTGATCATGATCTTCTTCGTGGCGATGCCGCTGGTGACAGGCCTGATGAACTACGTGGTGCCGCTGCAGATCGGCGCGCGCGACGTGGCCTTCCCGTTCCTGAACAACTTCTCGTTCTGGATGACCGCGATGGGCGCCGCCCTGGTGATGGCTTCGCTGTTCGTCGGCGAGTTCGCCCGTACCGGCTGGCTGGCCTATCCGCCGCTGTCCGGCATCCTCGCCTCGCCTGACGTCGGGGTGGATTACTACATCTGGTCATTGCAGATAGCGGGCGTCGGTACATTGCTGTCCGGCGTGAACCTGATCGTCACCATCGTCAAGATGCGCGCCCCGGGCATGGACCTGATGAAGATGCCGGTGTTCACGTGGACCGCGCTGTGCACCAACATCCTGATCGTGGCCGCCTTCCCGGTGCTGACCGCCGTGCTGGCGATGCTGGGCATGGACCGCCTGCTGGGCACGCACTTCTTCACGAACGAACTGGGCGGCAACGCCATGATGTACGTGAACCTGATCTGGATCTGGGGCCACCCGGAGGTGTACATCCTGATCCTGCCTTGCTTCGGCATCTTCTCGGAAGTCGTGTCGACGTTCTGCTCCAAGCGCCTGTTCGGCTATACCTCGATGGTGTACGCGACCTGCGTGATCATGATCCTGTCCTACCTCGTGTGGCTGCACCACTTCTTCACGATGGGTTCGGGCGCCTCGGTGAACGCCTTCTTCGGCATCACCACGATGATCATCTCGATCCCGACCGGCGCGAAGCTGTTCAACTGGCTGTTCACGATGTACCGCGGCCGTATCCGCTATGAACTGCCGATGATGTGGACCGTTGCCTTCATGGTCACGTTCACGATCGGCGGCATGACCGGCGTGATGCTGGCGATCCCGCCGGCCGACTTCGTGCTGCACAACTCGCTGTTCCTGATCGCCCACTTCCACAACGTGATCATCGGCGGCGTGCTGTTCGGCCTGTTCGCGGGCATCAACTACTGGTTCCCGAAGGCGTTCGGCTTCAAGCTCGACGTGTTCTGGGGCAAGGTATCGTTCTGGCTGTGGGTGATCGGCTTCTATGTCGCCTGGATGCCGGTGTACGCGCTGGGCTTCATGGGCGTGACGCGTCGCCTGAACATGATCGAAGACCCGGCCCTGCAGCCGTACTTCGTGGCCGCCTTCATCGGCGTGCTCATGATCGCCGGCGGTATCGGCGCGATGCTGATGCAGTTCTTCGTGTCGTTCATGCGCCGCAAGCAGCTGAAGGACGTGACGGGCGACCCGTGGGATGGCCGTACGCTGGAGTGGTCGACGTCGTCGCCGCCGCCTGACTACAACTTCGCGTTCACCCCGGTCGTGCACGACAACGACAGCTGGGCCGACATGAAGAAGAACGGCTACCAGCGTCCGCTGAAGGATTTCGTGAAGATCCACATGCCGGCCAACACCGGCGCGGGCTTCATCATCGCGGCACTGTCGGCCGTGGTGGGCTTCGGCATCATCTGGCACATGTGGCCGCTGGTCATCGCCGCCTTCATCGCCATGATGGTCGCGATCATCGTCCACACGTTCAACTACAAGCGCGATTTCTACATTTCGGCGGAAGAAGTGGCCCGTACCGAAGAGCGCCACACCGCATTGCTGGGAAGCCATGGCTGA
- the cyoC gene encoding cytochrome o ubiquinol oxidase subunit III — MADTYVTSAGAVGADNSSRYLVREHHSENGTMLGFWIYLMSDCLIFACLFATYAVLGRNYAGGPGGAELFDLKLIALNTAFLLFSSITYGFAMLQAKVKNKGGTLLWLGITGIFGLAFLAVEIYEFHHLIHLGAGPQRSGFLTAFFALVGTHGLHVTFGAIWLVTLMVQISKHGLIPENLRRLNCLSLFWHFLDVIWIGVFTFVYLMGVLP; from the coding sequence ATGGCTGATACTTACGTAACCTCCGCCGGCGCCGTGGGCGCCGACAATAGCTCGCGCTACCTGGTGCGCGAGCACCACTCGGAAAACGGCACCATGCTCGGTTTCTGGATCTACCTGATGAGCGACTGCCTGATCTTCGCCTGCCTGTTCGCGACCTATGCCGTACTGGGTCGCAACTACGCCGGCGGCCCGGGCGGCGCCGAGCTGTTCGACCTGAAGCTGATCGCCCTGAACACGGCGTTCCTGCTGTTCTCGTCGATCACCTACGGCTTCGCGATGCTGCAGGCCAAGGTGAAGAACAAGGGCGGCACGCTGCTCTGGCTGGGCATCACCGGCATCTTTGGCCTGGCGTTCCTGGCGGTGGAAATCTATGAATTCCACCACCTGATCCACCTGGGCGCGGGCCCGCAGCGCAGCGGTTTCCTGACGGCGTTCTTCGCGCTGGTCGGTACCCACGGCCTGCACGTGACGTTCGGCGCGATCTGGCTCGTGACCCTGATGGTCCAGATCAGCAAGCACGGCCTGATTCCGGAAAACCTGCGCCGCCTGAACTGCCTGTCGCTGTTCTGGCACTTCCTGGACGTGATCTGGATCGGCGTGTTCACCTTTGTCTACCTGATGGGAGTCCTGCCATGA
- the cyoA gene encoding ubiquinol oxidase subunit II codes for MNPSGDIAAQQAHLVIVSFLLMCLIVVPVIVLTLWFAFRYRKSNTSAKYDPDWDHSTKLELVIWGVPLLLIIVLGLITWISTHLLDPYRPLQRLDEKRPLPADVRPLEVQVVALDWKWLFIYPEQGIATVNELATPIDRPIKFRMTASTVMNAFYIPAMAGMIYTMPAMETQLNAVMNKVGTYDGFSSNYSGSGFTHMRFKYHAMNNADFDAYVAKVKAEGGALQRADYLQLAKPSEKDPVRRWASVDGTLYNAILNMCVEPGKPCMAQQMHEDANRNAKHAAHQEARRRGANEVARLARADAEICTAPADKTTLSMKSNNASVSN; via the coding sequence TTGAATCCGTCCGGTGATATCGCGGCGCAGCAGGCTCATCTGGTGATCGTATCGTTCCTCCTGATGTGTCTGATCGTCGTTCCCGTCATTGTCCTCACCCTGTGGTTCGCCTTCCGTTACCGGAAGAGCAATACCTCCGCCAAATACGATCCCGACTGGGATCACTCGACCAAGCTGGAACTGGTGATCTGGGGCGTGCCCCTGCTGCTGATCATCGTGCTGGGCTTGATCACCTGGATCAGCACCCACCTGCTCGATCCTTACCGTCCGCTGCAGCGCCTGGACGAGAAGCGTCCGCTGCCGGCCGACGTGCGTCCGCTGGAAGTGCAGGTCGTGGCGCTGGACTGGAAATGGCTGTTCATCTACCCGGAGCAGGGCATCGCCACCGTCAATGAACTGGCGACCCCGATCGACCGCCCGATCAAGTTCCGCATGACCGCATCGACCGTCATGAACGCGTTCTACATCCCGGCGATGGCAGGCATGATCTACACGATGCCGGCCATGGAAACCCAGCTGAACGCGGTGATGAACAAGGTGGGCACGTACGACGGCTTCTCGTCGAACTACAGCGGCTCCGGCTTCACCCACATGCGCTTCAAGTACCACGCCATGAACAATGCCGACTTCGACGCCTACGTGGCGAAGGTGAAGGCCGAAGGCGGTGCCCTGCAGCGCGCGGACTACCTGCAGCTGGCCAAGCCGAGCGAAAAGGATCCGGTGCGCCGCTGGGCCTCCGTCGATGGCACGCTGTACAACGCGATCCTCAATATGTGCGTCGAGCCGGGCAAGCCCTGCATGGCGCAGCAGATGCATGAAGACGCGAACCGCAACGCCAAGCACGCCGCCCACCAGGAGGCGCGCCGCCGCGGCGCCAACGAGGTCGCGCGCCTGGCGCGGGCCGACGCGGAAATCTGCACGGCGCCCGCGGACAAGACCACCCTTTCCATGAAGAGCAACAATGCAAGCGTATCCAACTGA
- a CDS encoding MFS transporter, which yields MATTTYDGSNIPADYQPSPTSSGARNINARDGEIHPGEIAVGVVIGRASEYFDFFVYAIASVLVFPSLFFPFDDRLTATLYSFVIFSFAFIARPFGTVIFMWIQRRFSREAKLTGALFLLGTSTVGIAFLPSFASAGTTAIVLLALFRIAQGVGQGGSWDGLPSLLALNAPQNKRGWYAMLGQLGAPAGFMIAAGMFAYMVANLSALDFLDWGWRFPFFVAFAINVVALFARLRLVSTPEYTRLLDERELEPVSLSELSHTQGRNVIIGALAALASYALFHLVTVFPLSWVQLYSTRPLDSFLWLQFWGAGLGLLATIASGLIADRFGRRTTLGTLAALIAVFSGFVPTLLQGGETGQNIFILVGFALLGLSYGQAAGAVTANFAPRHRYTGAALTSDMAWLVGAAFAPVVALGLSAHFGLGYVSLYLLSGAVGSLAALSVNRALEIRS from the coding sequence ATGGCAACGACTACCTATGACGGAAGTAACATCCCGGCGGATTATCAGCCAAGTCCCACCAGCAGCGGCGCACGCAACATTAATGCTCGCGATGGCGAAATACACCCCGGCGAAATCGCCGTGGGCGTGGTGATCGGCCGAGCGTCCGAATATTTCGACTTTTTCGTCTATGCGATCGCCTCGGTGCTCGTATTCCCTTCCCTGTTCTTCCCGTTCGACGACCGGCTGACCGCCACGCTGTATTCCTTTGTCATCTTCTCGTTCGCCTTCATCGCGCGGCCGTTCGGCACGGTGATCTTCATGTGGATCCAGCGGCGCTTCTCGCGCGAAGCCAAGCTGACCGGCGCCCTCTTCCTGCTCGGCACTTCCACGGTCGGCATTGCCTTCCTGCCCTCGTTCGCCAGCGCCGGCACCACGGCCATCGTGCTGCTGGCCCTGTTCCGCATCGCCCAGGGCGTCGGCCAGGGCGGCTCGTGGGACGGCCTGCCGTCCCTGCTGGCCCTGAACGCGCCCCAGAACAAGCGCGGCTGGTATGCGATGCTGGGCCAGCTGGGCGCGCCGGCCGGCTTCATGATCGCCGCCGGCATGTTCGCCTACATGGTCGCCAACCTGTCGGCGCTCGACTTCCTCGACTGGGGCTGGCGCTTCCCGTTCTTCGTGGCCTTCGCCATCAACGTGGTGGCCCTGTTCGCCCGCCTGCGCCTCGTCTCCACGCCGGAATACACCCGCCTGCTCGACGAACGCGAACTGGAACCCGTGAGCCTGTCCGAGCTGTCGCACACGCAGGGCCGCAACGTGATCATCGGCGCCCTCGCTGCACTGGCTAGCTATGCGCTGTTCCACCTGGTGACCGTATTCCCGCTGTCGTGGGTGCAGCTGTACTCGACCCGCCCGCTGGACTCGTTCCTGTGGCTGCAGTTCTGGGGCGCCGGCCTCGGCCTGCTGGCCACCATTGCCTCGGGCCTGATCGCCGACCGCTTCGGCCGCCGCACCACGCTCGGCACGCTGGCAGCGCTGATCGCCGTGTTCTCCGGCTTCGTGCCCACCCTGTTGCAGGGCGGCGAAACGGGGCAGAACATCTTCATCCTCGTCGGCTTCGCCCTGCTGGGCCTGTCGTACGGCCAGGCCGCCGGCGCCGTGACGGCGAACTTCGCGCCGCGCCACCGCTACACGGGCGCCGCGCTCACGTCCGACATGGCCTGGCTGGTCGGCGCCGCCTTCGCGCCGGTCGTGGCACTGGGCCTGTCCGCCCATTTCGGCCTCGGCTACGTTAGCCTTTACCTGCTGTCCGGTGCCGTGGGCTCGCTCGCCGCGCTGTCGGTCAACCGGGCGCTCGAGATCAGGAGTTGA
- a CDS encoding GGDEF domain-containing protein: protein MSPSDSSISFAIDRRRAEFADPAFEDRFIRHFLPLRNAQLKGSLLFAAGFYIVFGVTDITTLGFTAIAWVLIALRVLVALVALGGYCAVDRHPDSVPVSILASSGLLVVAMGVFMVVCWFQPGTLAWNVMSLALIVMAVYVTFPNRFLYAVAIGIGSSAAFSAMLWVQGLLKPDDLLTLALLLVMGNALGCIAASRCQVAQREQFRSSYLLHQLADRDPLTGCYNRRVLQKGLLEAELARSRRHGTAVAVILCDIDHFKRINDEHGHAAGDRILADFAGLLRAMTRDGADSVVRYGGEEFLVVLPGTELDGARALAERIRRAFAGQAASMDDGTKVFATASFGIAAVPARHADVPATCEALIAIADAQLYAVKRGGRNGVQGSIASGTSIRAAAAVPPSPASRTGLHGACRGRRASAGPAGAAFRRARR, encoded by the coding sequence GTGTCCCCGTCCGACTCCTCTATCTCGTTCGCCATCGACCGCCGCCGCGCGGAATTCGCCGATCCGGCATTCGAAGACCGTTTCATTCGCCATTTCCTGCCGCTGCGCAACGCCCAGCTCAAGGGAAGCCTGCTGTTCGCAGCCGGCTTCTATATTGTTTTCGGCGTAACCGATATCACCACGCTGGGGTTCACGGCCATCGCCTGGGTCCTCATCGCACTGCGCGTGCTGGTGGCGCTGGTTGCCCTCGGCGGCTATTGCGCCGTCGACCGCCATCCCGACTCCGTCCCCGTCTCGATCCTCGCCTCGTCCGGCCTGCTCGTCGTGGCGATGGGCGTGTTCATGGTGGTGTGCTGGTTCCAGCCGGGCACGCTGGCATGGAATGTCATGTCGCTGGCCCTCATCGTCATGGCCGTTTACGTGACCTTCCCGAACCGCTTCCTGTACGCAGTGGCGATCGGCATCGGATCGAGCGCGGCGTTCAGCGCCATGCTTTGGGTGCAGGGCCTGCTGAAGCCGGACGACCTGCTGACCCTGGCCCTGCTGCTCGTGATGGGCAACGCCCTCGGCTGCATCGCCGCCAGCCGCTGCCAGGTTGCGCAGCGCGAGCAGTTCCGTTCCTCGTATCTGCTGCACCAGCTGGCCGATCGCGACCCCCTGACGGGCTGCTACAACCGCCGCGTGCTGCAGAAAGGCTTGCTGGAAGCGGAGCTGGCACGCAGCCGCCGCCATGGCACCGCCGTGGCCGTGATCCTGTGCGACATCGATCACTTCAAGCGCATCAACGACGAACACGGCCATGCCGCCGGCGACAGGATATTGGCCGACTTTGCCGGCCTGCTGCGCGCGATGACGCGCGACGGCGCCGACAGCGTGGTCCGCTACGGCGGCGAGGAATTCCTGGTGGTGCTGCCCGGCACGGAGCTGGACGGGGCCCGGGCCCTCGCCGAACGCATCCGCCGCGCCTTCGCCGGCCAGGCAGCGAGCATGGATGACGGTACGAAGGTATTCGCCACCGCCAGCTTCGGCATCGCGGCGGTGCCGGCGCGCCACGCCGACGTGCCTGCCACGTGCGAAGCCTTGATCGCGATCGCCGATGCGCAGCTGTACGCCGTCAAGCGCGGTGGCCGCAACGGCGTGCAGGGATCGATCGCGAGCGGCACGTCCATACGGGCAGCGGCGGCCGTGCCGCCGTCACCGGCAAGCCGCACCGGTCTCCATGGAGCCTGCCGCGGCCGGCGCGCATCAGCCGGCCCGGCCGGCGCCGCGTTTCGACGTGCCCGGCGATGA
- the cyoD gene encoding cytochrome o ubiquinol oxidase subunit IV: MSDHKHHGHDDHGHGDHHDDHHDAHHDGSAVHGSMRDYVIGFVLSVILTAIPFWLVMNKVITDSATTGFVILGIGAVQMIVHMVYFLHMNAKSEGGWNMLALIFTVIIVVITLAGSLWVMYHMNKNMMPNMPHVMTPQQAHDMP, translated from the coding sequence ATGAGCGACCATAAACATCACGGTCATGATGATCATGGCCACGGCGATCACCACGACGATCACCATGACGCGCATCACGATGGCTCCGCGGTCCACGGCTCGATGCGCGACTACGTGATCGGCTTCGTGCTGTCCGTGATCCTCACCGCCATTCCGTTCTGGCTGGTGATGAACAAGGTGATCACGGATTCGGCCACCACCGGCTTCGTGATCCTGGGCATCGGCGCCGTGCAGATGATCGTGCACATGGTCTACTTCCTGCACATGAACGCCAAGTCGGAAGGCGGCTGGAACATGCTGGCGCTGATCTTCACCGTCATCATCGTTGTCATCACGCTGGCCGGTTCGCTGTGGGTCATGTACCACATGAACAAGAACATGATGCCGAACATGCCTCATGTCATGACGCCGCAGCAGGCGCACGACATGCCATGA
- a CDS encoding hemerythrin domain-containing protein, translating into MFSLNKLSPTITDMIRFDHSHTLVTFHQYTTTQKPKVKKALAETICTALEIHATLEEEIFYPVMRQLEGADPTMLKAEPEHNEMRRLIAQLRATRPTDAKHDELVHELMRDVMHHVADEETVLLPDAERKLSRDRLSELGAEMTRRRMQLVTPQAGKIAKDTAIGFSGSTAAMVLGVAGAAFAAMKLLPRKPSGAQA; encoded by the coding sequence ATGTTTTCACTGAACAAGCTTAGCCCGACGATTACCGACATGATCCGCTTCGACCACTCGCACACCCTGGTGACGTTCCACCAGTACACGACGACGCAGAAGCCGAAAGTGAAGAAGGCGCTCGCGGAGACCATCTGCACCGCCCTGGAAATCCACGCCACGCTGGAAGAAGAGATCTTCTATCCGGTGATGCGCCAGCTCGAGGGCGCCGACCCCACGATGCTGAAGGCGGAACCGGAGCACAACGAGATGCGCCGGCTGATTGCGCAACTGCGTGCCACCCGGCCGACGGATGCGAAGCACGACGAGCTCGTGCACGAACTGATGCGCGACGTGATGCACCACGTGGCCGACGAGGAAACCGTGCTGCTGCCGGACGCGGAACGCAAGTTGAGCCGCGACCGCCTGAGCGAGCTGGGGGCCGAGATGACCCGCCGCCGCATGCAGCTCGTCACGCCGCAGGCCGGCAAGATCGCCAAGGACACCGCCATCGGCTTCTCCGGCAGCACCGCCGCGATGGTACTGGGCGTGGCCGGCGCGGCCTTCGCCGCCATGAAGCTCCTGCCTCGCAAGCCATCCGGCGCGCAGGCCTGA